A region of Prochlorococcus marinus subsp. pastoris str. CCMP1986 DNA encodes the following proteins:
- a CDS encoding 4-hydroxybenzoate polyprenyltransferase, with product MIKKDQNSKINILFKLLRWNKPTGRLILLIPAGWSLYLTPESNPSIYMLLKILIGGLLVSGLGCVANDIWDKRIDQKVLRTKNRPLAANKISTKTAYLILIFLIICSFFLTLSLPENGRLLSLSLAFFALPLILIYPSAKRWFKYPQFILSICWGFAVVIPWAANEGNINSIVLLFCWLATIFWTFGFDTVYALADKKYDIQIGVNSSAVNLAYNTKKTIQICYFLTSSFLAICAFINQLNFVFWPIWLITGFLMQKDILKIFPESKQSIKKIGDHFKNQSIYGGLILLGFIIAS from the coding sequence GTGATAAAGAAAGACCAAAATTCTAAAATTAATATCCTTTTTAAATTATTAAGATGGAATAAGCCGACAGGGAGACTTATTCTACTTATTCCCGCTGGATGGAGTTTATATCTTACGCCCGAATCAAATCCAAGCATTTACATGTTGTTGAAAATTTTAATCGGTGGATTATTAGTTAGTGGCTTAGGTTGTGTTGCTAATGATATTTGGGATAAAAGAATAGATCAAAAAGTCTTAAGGACCAAAAACAGACCTCTTGCTGCAAATAAAATCAGTACTAAAACGGCATACTTAATACTTATATTTTTGATTATATGTAGTTTCTTTTTAACTTTGTCGCTTCCAGAGAATGGAAGACTACTTTCTCTTTCACTTGCTTTTTTTGCTTTACCTTTAATTTTAATTTATCCTTCTGCAAAGAGATGGTTTAAATATCCGCAATTTATCTTATCTATATGCTGGGGATTTGCAGTTGTAATACCTTGGGCTGCGAACGAAGGTAATATAAATAGTATTGTTTTATTATTTTGCTGGCTCGCTACGATTTTTTGGACTTTTGGTTTTGATACTGTATATGCTTTGGCTGATAAAAAATATGATATTCAAATTGGAGTAAACAGTTCCGCAGTTAACCTTGCTTACAATACAAAAAAAACTATTCAAATTTGTTATTTTTTAACTTCCAGTTTTCTTGCAATATGTGCTTTCATCAATCAACTAAATTTTGTTTTTTGGCCAATTTGGTTAATAACAGGATTTTTAATGCAAAAAGATATTTTGAAAATATTTCCTGAAAGTAAACAATCCATTAAAAAAATTGGTGATCATTTTAAAAACCAATCTATATATGGAGGCTTAATATTATTGGGATTCATAATCGCCTCATAA
- a CDS encoding ABC transporter permease, with the protein MELKQYNLFFLYQETVALTKRLFIQLKRRPSTLLAGILQPIIWLFLFGALFSKAPEGFLPGVDSYGNFLGAGLIVFTAFSGALNSGLPLMFDREFGFLNRLLVAPLASRLSIVLSSFFYITILSFVQSIVIMIVSFVLGYGWPDFYGLGIVFTTLILLVLFVTSISLCLAFILPGHIELIALIFVINLPLLFASTALAPISFMPNWLGWLASLNPLTFAIEPIRIAYTQTINLDVVALHAPYGDLTCKSCISILFSLTVFSLIIIRPLLNRKLN; encoded by the coding sequence ATGGAATTAAAACAATATAATTTATTTTTTTTATATCAAGAAACTGTTGCTTTAACCAAAAGATTATTTATCCAATTAAAAAGAAGACCTTCTACTCTTTTAGCGGGCATATTGCAACCTATAATTTGGCTCTTTTTATTTGGAGCTCTTTTCTCAAAAGCTCCTGAAGGTTTTCTACCAGGAGTTGATTCTTATGGGAATTTTTTGGGAGCAGGACTAATTGTTTTTACTGCTTTTAGTGGAGCGTTGAATTCAGGCTTGCCTTTAATGTTTGATAGAGAGTTTGGCTTTTTAAATAGGTTACTTGTTGCACCTCTAGCGAGTAGATTGTCTATTGTTTTATCCTCATTCTTTTACATAACTATTCTGAGTTTTGTTCAAAGTATTGTGATAATGATTGTTTCATTTGTTTTGGGTTATGGATGGCCTGACTTTTATGGGTTAGGAATTGTTTTTACAACATTAATATTATTAGTACTCTTTGTGACATCAATAAGCCTCTGTTTGGCTTTTATTTTACCTGGTCATATTGAATTAATTGCTCTTATATTTGTAATAAATTTGCCTCTTCTTTTTGCAAGTACTGCGTTAGCACCCATTTCTTTTATGCCAAATTGGTTAGGGTGGCTAGCCTCCTTAAATCCATTAACTTTTGCGATTGAACCTATCAGGATTGCTTATACTCAAACTATCAATTTAGATGTGGTAGCTTTACACGCACCATATGGTGACTTAACTTGTAAGAGTTGTATCTCAATTTTATTTTCTCTAACAGTTTTTTCCTTAATTATTATAAGACCACTGTTAAATAGAAAATTAAATTAA
- a CDS encoding ABC transporter ATP-binding protein, with amino-acid sequence MNYIQIKDLSKSYSDIKALKNLSMEINAGTLFGILGPNGAGKSTLIKILATLVEPDGGEVFVNNINLIKNPRKIRELIGYVAQDIALDKILTGRELLDFQSDLYHMNKKEKYERIKLLINQLEMNDWIDRKCGTYSGGMKRRIDLAAGLLHLPKVLILDEPTVGLDIESRNIIWQLLKDLKNDGMTIILSSHYLDEIDKLADSLVIIDDGKVIAQGTPAQLKNKLGGDRITLKVREFSNHEESKKISEILSSINGISQIIINKAQGYAINFVVDKEKDLLTKLKVELAFSKFEIFSLAQSQPSLDDVYLQATGKTLLDAEISMTGKRDLKKESKQSMR; translated from the coding sequence ATGAATTATATACAAATTAAGGATCTTTCAAAATCATATTCTGATATTAAGGCATTAAAAAATTTATCAATGGAAATTAATGCAGGTACATTATTTGGAATCTTAGGTCCAAATGGTGCAGGTAAGTCTACTCTCATAAAAATACTAGCTACTTTAGTAGAACCAGATGGTGGTGAGGTTTTTGTAAATAATATCAATTTAATTAAAAATCCAAGAAAAATTAGAGAATTAATTGGTTATGTGGCTCAAGATATTGCTCTCGATAAAATCCTTACAGGGCGAGAGTTATTAGATTTTCAGTCGGATTTATATCATATGAATAAAAAGGAAAAATACGAAAGAATAAAATTATTAATAAATCAATTAGAGATGAATGATTGGATTGATAGAAAATGCGGAACATATTCAGGAGGAATGAAAAGAAGAATAGATTTGGCTGCAGGCCTTTTACATTTGCCCAAAGTTTTAATATTAGATGAACCAACGGTAGGTTTGGATATTGAAAGTAGAAATATAATTTGGCAACTTTTGAAAGATTTGAAGAATGATGGCATGACTATTATTTTGAGTAGTCATTATCTTGATGAAATAGATAAATTAGCCGATAGTTTGGTAATAATTGATGATGGTAAAGTTATAGCTCAAGGAACACCTGCTCAACTTAAAAATAAATTAGGAGGAGATAGAATAACTTTAAAAGTAAGAGAATTTAGTAATCATGAAGAGTCTAAAAAAATTAGTGAAATTTTATCCTCAATCAATGGAATCAGCCAGATTATCATAAATAAGGCTCAAGGTTATGCAATTAATTTTGTAGTAGATAAGGAAAAGGATTTGCTCACAAAACTAAAAGTAGAATTAGCTTTTTCAAAGTTTGAAATTTTTTCTCTTGCTCAAAGTCAACCTAGCTTAGATGATGTATATCTACAGGCGACTGGCAAAACATTATTAGATGCTGAAATTTCTATGACTGGGAAAAGAGATCTAAAAAAAGAATCGAAGCAATCAATGAGATAA
- a CDS encoding S66 peptidase family protein, whose translation MLVKLKKGDEIQILAPSSFIDNEEDFIKGIDVLKTWGLKIVHNNILSRKFGYFAGDDQTRFEELEKAQNKKVIIFAKGGWGAARLLEKNPNWGNGLMIGFSDTCSLLLSKYSKGSFGSIHGPMITTLFKEPEWSLRRLRNLLFEGYVDDIKGLPLKKGIAKGEIVVSNLTIASFLIGTDHFPELKGKIIIFEDINEDIYKIDRMLTYLRMTNKLNGISGIGFGSFSDEVCTPEWNGLLKKLIIERLQEFDIPILFDLPIGHLSGNACIPLGYEATLNGDDGKLIIHIPSY comes from the coding sequence ATGCTAGTTAAATTAAAAAAAGGAGATGAGATTCAAATTTTAGCTCCAAGCTCTTTTATAGATAATGAAGAGGATTTTATAAAGGGCATAGATGTTTTAAAAACATGGGGATTGAAGATTGTTCACAATAATATCCTCTCAAGAAAGTTTGGGTATTTTGCTGGAGATGATCAAACAAGATTTGAAGAACTTGAAAAAGCTCAAAATAAGAAAGTCATCATTTTTGCTAAAGGTGGATGGGGCGCCGCAAGACTTTTAGAAAAAAATCCAAATTGGGGTAATGGGTTAATGATTGGTTTCTCTGATACATGTTCACTCTTGTTATCAAAATATTCAAAAGGATCTTTTGGCTCGATTCATGGACCTATGATTACTACTCTTTTTAAAGAACCTGAATGGAGTTTAAGAAGACTAAGAAATTTACTTTTTGAGGGGTATGTTGATGATATTAAGGGTTTACCTTTAAAAAAAGGCATCGCAAAAGGAGAAATTGTTGTTTCTAATCTAACTATTGCATCTTTTCTAATTGGTACTGATCATTTCCCTGAATTAAAAGGGAAAATAATAATATTTGAGGACATAAACGAAGACATTTATAAAATTGATCGAATGTTAACTTATTTGAGAATGACAAACAAATTGAATGGTATTTCAGGTATTGGTTTTGGAAGTTTTTCAGATGAAGTGTGTACACCTGAATGGAACGGCTTACTCAAAAAATTAATAATTGAGAGGCTTCAAGAATTTGATATTCCTATTCTTTTTGACCTTCCTATTGGACATTTATCTGGTAATGCATGCATCCCTTTAGGTTATGAAGCAACATTAAATGGGGACGATGGAAAACTTATTATTCATATCCCTTCTTATTAA
- the groL gene encoding chaperonin GroEL (60 kDa chaperone family; promotes refolding of misfolded polypeptides especially under stressful conditions; forms two stacked rings of heptamers to form a barrel-shaped 14mer; ends can be capped by GroES; misfolded proteins enter the barrel where they are refolded when GroES binds), translating into MPKQLSFSNESREALEKGINTVANAVKVTIGPKAKNVVIERKFGSPDIVRDGSTVAKEINLDNPISNLGAKLIEQVASKTKESAGDGTTTATILTQIMVQEGLKNIAAGASPIELKKGMEKGLNFVLEKLRSKSIKINGSDIKKVATVSAGGDEDIGSIISKAMDIVTSDGVITVEESQSLETELDITEGMSFDRGYSSPYFVTDQERQICELENPKILITDQKISTLTNLVPILEEVQKSASPFLILAEDIEGEALTTLVLNKNSGVLNVSAVRAPSFGERRKAALEDIAILTGAKLISEDQSMKLEEVTLNDLGKAKKITISKDKTTIVAFDDTKDLVQERVEKLKREVEITESEYDKDKINERIAKLAGGVALIKVGAATETEMKYKKLRIEDSLNATKAAIEEGVVSGGGQTLIEISNELSNSRKEISDDLTTGIDIITNALLEPTKQIAKNAGFNGDVVIADIKRLGKGFNANNGEYENLNESGILDPTKVIRLALQDSVSIAAMIITTEVAVADIPEPEAAPGGPGADPMGGMGGMGGMGGMGGMGMPGMGGMGMPGMGGMGMPGMGGMGMPGMM; encoded by the coding sequence ATGCCAAAACAATTAAGCTTTTCGAACGAATCTAGAGAAGCGCTTGAAAAAGGAATAAATACTGTCGCAAATGCTGTTAAAGTTACTATTGGTCCAAAGGCAAAGAATGTCGTAATAGAAAGAAAATTCGGTTCTCCAGACATAGTAAGAGATGGATCTACTGTTGCTAAAGAAATCAACCTTGACAATCCCATCTCTAATTTAGGGGCAAAATTAATAGAACAAGTAGCATCAAAAACTAAAGAGAGTGCTGGTGATGGAACAACAACAGCAACAATCTTGACTCAAATAATGGTTCAAGAAGGTTTAAAAAATATAGCTGCGGGAGCTAGTCCTATTGAGCTAAAAAAAGGAATGGAGAAAGGATTAAATTTTGTTTTAGAAAAATTAAGATCAAAGAGTATCAAAATAAATGGCTCCGATATTAAAAAAGTTGCGACAGTAAGTGCAGGAGGAGATGAAGATATTGGTTCAATAATTTCAAAAGCAATGGATATTGTAACCTCAGATGGGGTTATAACAGTAGAAGAATCACAATCCCTAGAGACAGAGTTAGACATCACAGAAGGAATGTCTTTTGATAGAGGTTATAGTTCACCTTATTTTGTAACAGATCAAGAAAGACAAATTTGTGAACTTGAAAATCCTAAGATCCTAATCACTGACCAAAAGATATCAACATTAACCAACTTGGTCCCTATCCTCGAAGAGGTTCAAAAATCTGCTTCTCCATTTTTAATTCTAGCTGAAGATATTGAAGGGGAAGCTCTAACAACTCTTGTATTAAATAAAAATAGTGGTGTATTAAATGTTTCGGCTGTTCGAGCTCCATCATTTGGAGAAAGGAGAAAAGCTGCCCTGGAAGATATTGCAATTCTTACAGGAGCTAAATTAATTAGCGAAGATCAATCAATGAAATTAGAAGAAGTTACTCTTAATGATCTTGGAAAAGCTAAAAAAATAACAATTTCAAAGGATAAAACAACAATCGTAGCTTTCGACGATACCAAAGACCTTGTCCAAGAAAGAGTTGAGAAATTAAAAAGGGAAGTAGAAATAACTGAATCGGAATACGATAAAGATAAGATAAACGAAAGGATAGCAAAACTTGCTGGAGGAGTAGCTCTTATTAAAGTTGGGGCTGCGACAGAAACAGAGATGAAATATAAAAAATTAAGAATAGAAGATTCACTCAATGCTACAAAAGCTGCTATCGAGGAAGGAGTTGTTTCAGGGGGAGGACAAACCTTAATTGAAATATCAAATGAACTTTCTAATTCACGTAAAGAAATATCAGATGATTTGACTACAGGTATAGATATTATTACAAACGCACTTTTAGAACCTACAAAACAAATTGCAAAAAATGCTGGTTTTAATGGAGATGTTGTTATCGCTGATATAAAAAGACTTGGTAAGGGTTTTAATGCTAATAATGGGGAATATGAAAACTTAAACGAGTCAGGAATATTAGATCCTACTAAAGTTATTCGATTAGCTCTTCAAGATTCAGTATCAATCGCTGCAATGATAATTACTACGGAAGTTGCAGTTGCTGATATCCCAGAACCAGAGGCAGCACCTGGAGGACCAGGGGCAGATCCAATGGGTGGAATGGGTGGAATGGGTGGAATGGGTGGAATGGGTGGAATGGGTATGCCAGGAATGGGTGGAATGGGTATGCCAGGAATGGGCGGCATGGGTATGCCAGGAATGGGCGGCATGGGTATGCCAGGAATGATGTAA
- a CDS encoding Ppx/GppA phosphatase family protein, translating into MIQKKKLSNLQEKDISVASIDIGTNSTHLLIAEINSDLKSFSIKFTDKSTTRLGERDEEGNLTEESIQRVLKTLKRFQEYCKSNGVNQIVTAATSAVREAPNGRDFLNRVQSDLDIQIELISGSEEARLIYLGVLSGMVLEDKSYVIIDIGGGSTELILADQKDAIALTSSRVGAVRLKNDFFLDSEPINRERSNFLRTFIQGSLEPSIEKIKRRLQRGKTVSMIATSGTAISLGNLILSDLGQPKQKMHGYKFKKENLEIVLEKLIKMPISEIKKIPSLSERRSEIIIPGALILKTSMEMLNFDQLTISERALREGLVVDWMLRQGIIKNEFNIQSNIRKTTIVHQARKFGVDKERSEKVTNIAFQIYDQTKNIFHGDTDSKAKDLLWAACNLYDCGKYVNISSYHKHSWYLIKNCELLGYSQSETNIIASIVRYHRKTLPKKRHESWQSLISKEDKTLVLEMSLILRLAASLDQRPENVLSSIKIKLLNNIFAIELIPLKSNKDLLLEKWSLELCSKVVKELKNLELKVV; encoded by the coding sequence ATGATACAGAAAAAAAAATTAAGTAATCTGCAAGAAAAAGATATTTCCGTAGCCTCAATTGATATTGGAACCAACTCCACTCATCTCTTAATCGCTGAAATTAATTCAGATCTCAAATCCTTTTCAATAAAATTTACTGATAAATCTACAACACGTCTAGGAGAGAGAGATGAAGAGGGAAATCTTACTGAGGAATCAATTCAAAGAGTTTTAAAGACCCTAAAGCGTTTTCAAGAGTACTGCAAAAGTAATGGTGTTAATCAAATAGTAACTGCTGCAACGAGTGCTGTTAGGGAGGCTCCAAATGGTCGAGACTTTTTAAATAGGGTTCAAAGTGATTTAGATATTCAAATAGAACTTATAAGCGGATCTGAAGAGGCTAGATTAATTTATCTTGGTGTTTTGTCTGGGATGGTTTTGGAAGATAAGTCTTACGTAATTATTGATATAGGTGGAGGTTCCACAGAATTAATACTTGCAGATCAAAAAGACGCAATAGCTCTTACAAGTTCTAGAGTTGGAGCTGTTAGGCTCAAAAATGATTTTTTTCTTGATAGTGAACCCATCAATAGAGAAAGATCTAATTTTTTGAGAACTTTTATTCAAGGCTCCTTAGAACCATCTATTGAAAAAATTAAAAGGAGATTACAAAGAGGAAAGACGGTCTCAATGATTGCTACAAGTGGAACTGCAATTTCACTAGGAAATTTAATTTTATCTGACCTTGGGCAGCCAAAACAAAAGATGCATGGTTATAAATTTAAAAAAGAAAATTTAGAGATTGTCTTGGAAAAATTAATTAAAATGCCAATTTCTGAAATAAAGAAAATTCCTTCACTCAGTGAAAGAAGATCGGAAATAATAATTCCAGGTGCATTAATTTTAAAAACCTCAATGGAGATGTTGAATTTTGATCAGTTGACAATTAGTGAGAGGGCCCTAAGGGAAGGATTAGTAGTTGATTGGATGCTTCGCCAAGGAATAATAAAAAATGAATTTAATATTCAAAGTAATATTAGGAAAACTACCATAGTTCATCAGGCTAGAAAGTTTGGTGTTGATAAAGAAAGATCTGAGAAAGTTACTAATATCGCATTTCAAATCTATGATCAAACTAAAAATATTTTTCATGGAGATACTGATTCAAAAGCAAAAGATCTCCTTTGGGCAGCCTGTAACCTTTATGATTGTGGGAAATATGTAAATATAAGTTCTTATCATAAACATTCTTGGTATTTAATTAAAAACTGCGAATTATTGGGATATTCTCAATCCGAGACAAATATTATTGCTTCAATAGTTAGATATCACAGAAAGACTTTACCAAAAAAAAGACATGAATCTTGGCAAAGTTTAATCTCAAAAGAAGATAAAACATTAGTACTTGAAATGTCTTTAATTTTAAGATTAGCGGCCTCTCTGGATCAAAGACCTGAAAATGTCTTGTCTTCTATAAAAATTAAATTACTAAATAATATTTTTGCAATTGAACTGATACCTTTAAAATCAAATAAAGATCTTCTTCTCGAAAAATGGAGCTTAGAGTTATGTAGTAAGGTGGTTAAAGAATTAAAAAATTTAGAGTTGAAAGTTGTTTAA
- a CDS encoding COX15/CtaA family protein: MFKNEIYQSKYKSVFLKLGTHTVWALIALIVIGGATRVMEAGLACPDWPLCYGTLLPLNHMNLRVFLEWFHRLDAFLVGLLILSEFILSIVWRKDLPNWLPKTYSLLVFLVIVQGSIGAFTVINLLNSYSVTAHLLTAFLLLITTITINQNLENNGVNKSLTWWKILLFLPLILTLVQSFIGVRLSSTWSSHLCLSFNKQCLILDTHKLFAIPISISILFIFAISIYKQDLFQNNWRYLCSLFLLLIFQVVLGVLSLRTNLSEPLFVIGHQLNASLLIATLTSLIFRNPYQNKKINQPFNSVIVGLKS; this comes from the coding sequence TTGTTCAAAAACGAAATATATCAATCAAAATACAAGTCAGTTTTCCTGAAATTGGGAACCCATACCGTTTGGGCCTTAATAGCCTTAATAGTTATTGGAGGCGCTACTAGGGTAATGGAGGCAGGTCTTGCTTGCCCTGATTGGCCTTTATGTTATGGGACTTTGCTACCTCTTAATCATATGAATTTAAGAGTTTTTCTAGAATGGTTCCATCGTTTGGATGCTTTCCTTGTAGGGCTGTTAATTCTTTCTGAATTCATACTTTCAATAGTTTGGAGAAAAGATCTTCCAAATTGGTTACCAAAAACTTATTCATTATTAGTCTTCTTAGTAATTGTTCAAGGCTCTATTGGGGCATTTACAGTAATTAATTTACTTAATTCCTACTCAGTAACTGCTCATCTTTTGACAGCTTTTTTACTCCTGATAACAACAATAACTATCAATCAGAATCTAGAAAATAATGGGGTTAATAAATCATTGACTTGGTGGAAGATATTATTATTTCTCCCCCTAATACTCACTTTGGTTCAATCTTTTATTGGAGTAAGGCTTTCATCAACTTGGTCTTCACATCTCTGCTTATCTTTTAATAAACAATGTTTAATTTTAGATACTCATAAATTATTTGCTATCCCAATTTCTATTTCTATTTTATTTATTTTTGCTATCTCAATATATAAACAAGATTTGTTCCAGAATAATTGGAGATACCTTTGCTCACTTTTTTTGCTTTTGATTTTCCAAGTTGTTCTAGGAGTATTAAGCCTTAGAACTAATTTAAGTGAACCTCTTTTTGTTATTGGTCATCAACTTAATGCTTCTTTGTTAATTGCGACCCTAACATCATTGATTTTTAGAAATCCTTACCAAAATAAAAAAATCAATCAACCATTTAATTCAGTAATAGTAGGTTTAAAATCATGA
- the fabG gene encoding 3-oxoacyl-[acyl-carrier-protein] reductase: MSNTESLTGKVALITGASRGIGKEIALELSNLGAKVIINYSSSDEKAEEVVNLIKESGGKVHKLKFDVSKEESVSKAFEEIIKINGAIDILVNNAGITRDGLLMRMKSEQWDDVLNTNLKGVFLCTKYASKFMIKKRSGKIINISSIVGIIGNPGQANYSAAKAGVIGFTKTCAKEFASRGINVNAIAPGFIETEMTEKLNNEEIIKAIPLGKLGSCSQIANLVSFLVSSNAGSYITGQTISIDGGMSI; this comes from the coding sequence ATGTCAAATACAGAATCTTTAACAGGTAAAGTTGCTTTAATTACAGGGGCTAGCAGGGGCATTGGTAAAGAAATTGCCTTAGAACTTAGTAATTTAGGTGCAAAAGTCATAATAAATTATTCTTCGTCTGATGAAAAAGCTGAAGAAGTTGTAAATCTAATTAAAGAGTCTGGAGGCAAAGTTCATAAATTAAAATTTGATGTTTCAAAAGAAGAATCTGTTAGTAAGGCTTTTGAAGAAATCATAAAGATAAATGGTGCTATAGATATTCTTGTAAATAATGCTGGCATAACAAGAGATGGGCTCTTAATGCGAATGAAATCAGAACAATGGGATGACGTTCTAAATACAAACTTAAAAGGGGTTTTTCTTTGTACAAAATATGCTTCAAAATTTATGATAAAAAAAAGAAGCGGAAAGATAATTAATATCTCATCTATTGTCGGAATAATTGGAAATCCTGGACAAGCAAATTATTCTGCCGCAAAAGCAGGTGTTATTGGCTTTACAAAAACCTGTGCAAAAGAATTTGCTTCAAGAGGGATAAATGTTAATGCTATAGCTCCAGGTTTTATAGAAACAGAAATGACTGAAAAACTAAATAACGAAGAGATTATCAAAGCCATACCATTAGGAAAGCTAGGTAGTTGTTCACAGATAGCAAACTTAGTTTCATTCTTAGTCTCGAGTAATGCTGGAAGCTATATAACAGGACAAACAATAAGTATTGATGGGGGCATGAGTATTTAA
- a CDS encoding heme o synthase, which translates to MKSNLENLNFQTSIREQVVPSRKKVKLPAWLEVAKPRLIPLLLATTLGGMALTEEWPLSSPKLICTLGGGALAAAAAGALNCLWEMDLDKRMKRTSDRALPSGKLSFNTVFLGAVSCTLAAAMLLISGVNYLAAGLTLLGLCSYVILYTIILKPRTTQNIVFGGVAGAIPPLVGASAATGHVGLSGWWLFSLVMLWTPAHFWALAILLKDDYASVGIPMLPSVKGSEFTVKAISRYGWATVFMSILGVFALPEGGILYLIMLLPFNGRLLQLINRLKSSPDDLEKAKGLFRWSILYMFGICLLLLISRTQLSVDFEHQSMQMFLSLKAYFNY; encoded by the coding sequence ATGAAAAGTAATTTAGAAAACTTAAATTTCCAGACTTCAATTCGTGAACAAGTTGTACCTTCAAGAAAAAAAGTAAAACTACCTGCGTGGCTTGAAGTTGCCAAGCCTAGGTTGATTCCATTATTACTGGCTACAACTTTAGGAGGAATGGCATTAACGGAAGAATGGCCTTTATCCTCTCCTAAGCTTATATGTACATTAGGAGGAGGTGCCTTGGCAGCTGCGGCAGCTGGAGCGCTTAATTGTTTGTGGGAAATGGACCTAGATAAGAGGATGAAAAGGACAAGTGATAGAGCTTTACCATCAGGTAAATTATCATTTAATACTGTTTTTTTAGGTGCAGTATCTTGTACATTGGCAGCTGCAATGCTTTTGATAAGTGGGGTAAATTATTTAGCTGCTGGTTTAACATTGTTGGGATTATGTAGTTATGTAATTTTATATACGATAATTCTTAAACCAAGAACAACTCAAAATATTGTTTTTGGTGGTGTTGCAGGAGCCATACCTCCTTTAGTAGGAGCTTCGGCAGCCACCGGTCATGTAGGACTTAGTGGTTGGTGGTTATTTAGTTTGGTAATGCTTTGGACCCCAGCTCATTTTTGGGCTCTTGCAATTTTATTAAAAGATGATTATGCGTCTGTAGGTATACCTATGCTCCCTTCCGTTAAGGGTTCAGAGTTTACCGTCAAAGCTATTTCTCGCTACGGATGGGCAACTGTTTTTATGAGTATTCTTGGAGTTTTTGCTTTACCTGAGGGAGGAATCCTTTATCTAATAATGCTTTTACCTTTTAATGGAAGACTTTTACAATTAATAAATAGATTGAAAAGTTCACCAGACGATTTAGAAAAAGCTAAAGGATTATTCAGATGGTCAATACTTTATATGTTTGGTATTTGTCTGTTGCTATTGATTTCAAGAACTCAACTTTCTGTGGATTTTGAACATCAGTCTATGCAAATGTTCTTATCATTAAAGGCATACTTTAATTATTAG
- the ispD gene encoding 2-C-methyl-D-erythritol 4-phosphate cytidylyltransferase, translated as MHVLIPAAGSGSRMKAGRNKLLIELEGESLIFWTIKSVLSASLVSWVGIIGQPYDKQELLKSVKNFSNKIKWINGGDTRQKSVFNGLNSLPSTAEKVLIHDGARCLVGPDLINKCAMELEQNDAVILATKVTDTIKIVDNRGYIKETPNRQNLWAAQTPQGFLVKRLRKAHEMAIEKNWTVTDDASLFEMLNWQVKIIEGNSSNIKITSPLDLKIAKLFLKDF; from the coding sequence GTGCATGTACTAATACCCGCGGCAGGCAGTGGTAGCAGAATGAAAGCTGGAAGAAATAAATTACTTATTGAATTAGAAGGGGAATCTCTTATTTTTTGGACTATAAAATCTGTATTATCTGCAAGTTTAGTCAGCTGGGTAGGAATAATTGGGCAGCCGTATGATAAACAAGAATTATTAAAATCAGTAAAAAATTTTTCTAACAAAATCAAATGGATAAATGGTGGAGATACGAGGCAAAAGTCTGTCTTTAATGGTTTAAATTCTCTTCCATCTACTGCTGAGAAAGTTTTAATTCATGATGGTGCTAGATGCTTAGTTGGTCCCGACTTAATAAATAAATGTGCTATGGAATTAGAACAAAATGATGCAGTTATTTTAGCTACCAAGGTTACCGACACAATAAAGATTGTTGATAATAGAGGTTATATTAAGGAAACACCAAATAGACAAAATTTATGGGCAGCTCAAACGCCTCAGGGTTTTTTAGTAAAGAGATTAAGAAAAGCTCATGAAATGGCAATTGAGAAAAATTGGACGGTTACAGATGATGCCTCGCTATTTGAAATGTTAAATTGGCAAGTAAAAATAATTGAGGGAAATTCATCAAATATAAAAATTACATCACCACTAGATCTGAAAATAGCAAAACTATTTTTAAAAGATTTTTAA